One genomic window of Halanaerobium saccharolyticum subsp. saccharolyticum DSM 6643 includes the following:
- a CDS encoding bifunctional diguanylate cyclase/phosphohydrolase, translated as MTKQINKINFYRIILFAGAASYIIFAFVYRINSNVYDPMSLGERIISALMFSTAFFMSYKNEFVKNNIEIISYFLSLSAILQLFYYNHLFNFNLGLSIPLIIIIAVFNLIFDLNKLKFYTNLILIILISLSLYICNSPNVVTSFYLTSYIIIASLSFYISYFIEKSQKQRQINLEKLKSQYEFQKTFAKISSELVDLGLENINYRINSSLKEIGEYFNIDRSYIFMLNEAGKLMSNQYEWTAPGISSQKEKLQNLKTKNYQWWFKNLRNKDVIIIEDVDRLEAEAAAEKELLKSQNIKSLIVFPIYIEEEITGFFGFDLVENKIDINEIKIEQLKIFTDVITNAISKHQDNLKIKKLSYYDSLTDIYNRRFFEEELKRLDTARQLPISIIMADLNGLKIINDSYGHKMGDYVLKRAAELLKKSIRKEDILARQGGDEFVILLPQTTPEEAAKIIKRIKNKTGMIEGTSIPISIALGQATKTDKNEEIEETLKDADNQMYKNKLSEGRSSKSNIVAGLINALEAKSNETKEHALRMKNIALKFAEKLKLSESEKNRLSLIAELHDIGKINISEEILNKPDRLNQKEWEIIKKHTEQGYKIASSSEEFAAVADDIYAHHERWDGTGYPRQLEGEEIPYLARIITLVDAYDVMTNDRAYSDAVSKREALVEIERCSGTQFDPELADKFIDLLEGE; from the coding sequence ATGACCAAGCAAATAAACAAAATTAATTTTTATCGCATAATTTTATTTGCAGGTGCTGCCAGTTATATAATCTTTGCTTTTGTCTATAGGATAAACAGTAATGTTTATGATCCTATGTCATTAGGAGAGAGAATTATATCAGCTTTAATGTTTTCCACAGCATTTTTTATGTCTTATAAAAATGAATTTGTTAAAAATAATATAGAAATAATTAGCTACTTTCTTTCTCTATCTGCGATCCTGCAGCTTTTTTATTATAATCATCTGTTTAATTTCAATTTAGGGTTATCTATACCCCTGATTATAATAATTGCAGTATTTAATCTAATTTTTGATCTTAATAAGCTTAAATTTTATACTAATCTTATTCTGATAATTTTAATTTCACTATCTTTATATATATGTAATTCACCGAATGTAGTAACTTCTTTTTATTTAACTTCATATATTATAATAGCTTCTTTGAGTTTTTACATCAGCTATTTTATTGAAAAATCCCAAAAACAACGCCAAATTAATTTAGAAAAATTAAAATCTCAATATGAATTTCAAAAAACTTTTGCAAAAATATCTTCAGAATTGGTAGATTTGGGACTTGAAAACATAAACTATAGAATTAATAGTTCTTTAAAAGAAATAGGAGAATATTTTAATATCGATCGCAGCTATATTTTTATGTTAAATGAAGCTGGAAAATTAATGTCCAATCAGTACGAATGGACTGCTCCAGGAATCAGTTCTCAAAAAGAAAAATTACAAAATCTAAAAACTAAAAATTATCAATGGTGGTTTAAAAATTTAAGAAATAAAGATGTAATAATTATAGAAGATGTAGATAGATTAGAAGCAGAAGCTGCAGCAGAAAAAGAATTATTAAAATCTCAAAATATAAAATCTTTAATTGTATTCCCAATCTACATTGAAGAGGAAATAACTGGATTTTTTGGTTTTGATTTAGTTGAAAATAAGATTGACATTAATGAAATAAAGATTGAACAGCTAAAAATTTTCACCGATGTTATTACAAATGCGATTTCAAAACATCAGGATAATTTAAAAATTAAAAAACTAAGTTATTATGACAGTTTAACCGATATCTACAACCGAAGATTTTTTGAAGAAGAATTAAAAAGACTCGATACAGCTCGTCAGCTTCCTATTTCTATTATCATGGCAGATTTAAATGGTTTAAAAATAATTAATGATAGTTATGGTCATAAAATGGGAGACTATGTACTTAAAAGGGCTGCTGAACTATTAAAAAAATCAATTAGAAAAGAAGATATTTTAGCTCGCCAGGGTGGAGATGAATTTGTGATTTTACTACCGCAAACCACCCCAGAAGAAGCAGCCAAAATTATAAAACGAATTAAAAATAAAACGGGAATGATCGAAGGAACTTCTATCCCGATTTCAATTGCACTTGGACAGGCTACAAAAACTGATAAAAATGAAGAAATAGAAGAAACATTAAAAGATGCTGATAATCAAATGTATAAAAATAAGCTTTCAGAAGGCAGAAGCAGTAAAAGCAATATTGTTGCAGGTTTAATTAATGCTTTAGAAGCTAAAAGTAATGAAACTAAAGAGCATGCTCTTAGAATGAAAAATATAGCTTTAAAGTTTGCTGAAAAACTTAAACTATCAGAATCTGAAAAAAATAGACTTTCACTTATAGCAGAACTTCATGATATAGGAAAAATTAATATTAGTGAGGAAATACTAAATAAACCTGATAGACTTAATCAGAAAGAATGGGAGATAATAAAAAAACATACAGAACAGGGTTATAAAATTGCCTCCTCATCAGAAGAATTTGCTGCTGTTGCTGATGACATTTATGCTCATCACGAAAGATGGGATGGAACAGGTTACCCCCGACAATTAGAGGGAGAAGAAATACCTTATTTAGCAAGAATAATTACTCTTGTCGATGCTTATGATGTAATGACAAATGACCGAGCATATAGTGATGCAGTCTCAAAAAGAGAAGCACTTGTTGAAATTGAAAGATGTTCAGGAACTCAATTTGATCCTGAATTAGCAGATAAATTTATTGATTTGCTGGAGGGAGAATAA
- a CDS encoding CDGSH iron-sulfur domain-containing protein — MEGKEINLLDDNRCAYLRFCHTEKGTTWDLIDKSDKNEEKSLAIKSAEECLAGRLTAVSKTGEILEKEFEPAVEILQDSEKDVSSAIIVKGKIEIEAADGEIYEPRNSVALCRCGESENKPFCDCTHYHIGFKENE, encoded by the coding sequence TTGGAAGGAAAAGAAATTAATTTGCTGGATGATAATCGTTGTGCTTATCTCCGCTTTTGTCATACAGAAAAAGGTACTACCTGGGATTTAATAGATAAATCAGATAAAAATGAGGAAAAAAGCTTAGCTATAAAATCAGCTGAAGAATGCCTGGCTGGAAGATTAACTGCTGTTTCCAAAACTGGAGAAATATTAGAAAAAGAGTTTGAGCCAGCAGTAGAAATTTTGCAGGATTCAGAAAAGGATGTTAGTTCAGCTATTATTGTTAAAGGTAAGATAGAAATTGAAGCTGCTGATGGAGAAATTTATGAACCCAGAAATTCAGTAGCTCTTTGTAGATGTGGAGAATCAGAAAATAAACCATTTTGTGACTGTACTCATTATCATATTGGTTTTAAAGAAAATGAATAA
- a CDS encoding rhodanese-like domain-containing protein, with protein sequence MLLDLFKNLLGIGVEKITVDELKRKKIPKIDIRDEERYQKGHISGAINIPFKKFDINNPKLKEIDKNREIAVYCIGGISSIKITRILNENGYEKAKSLKGGYAAWKS encoded by the coding sequence ATGTTATTAGACTTATTTAAAAATTTGTTAGGAATTGGAGTCGAAAAGATTACTGTTGATGAACTTAAAAGAAAAAAGATTCCTAAAATTGATATCAGGGATGAAGAAAGATATCAAAAGGGCCATATATCAGGAGCAATTAATATTCCTTTTAAAAAATTTGATATTAATAATCCAAAATTAAAGGAAATAGATAAAAACAGAGAAATAGCAGTTTATTGTATTGGTGGTATCTCAAGTATAAAAATTACAAGAATTTTAAATGAAAATGGTTATGAAAAAGCAAAAAGTTTAAAAGGTGGCTATGCAGCCTGGAAATCATAA
- a CDS encoding metallophosphoesterase family protein, producing MTLRIMHTGDVHLGMKFNQYPQISTKLENARYQALENVIKEANKRNANLLAVAGDLFDKVNIKQVNIKRTVEILDKFSGDAVVILPGNHDYSDGISKLWDQFKKEIKGRMLILEAEKIYNLADFAVPAVVYSAPCDSKLSAQNKIGWIKNLKDRPEAKYHIALAHGALQGFSPDLNDNYFQMNKDELLDIKMDLWLLGHSHLPYPEQKQVTNQKIFNNGTPEPDGMDCSHPGYAWYIELSENKAGAKEIKAERVKTGNYHFSDLEKEILSESDLEKLVNKILENKPENKILRLKITGELTRTEFNNKDDYLRELRDNCFYAKIDQSNLNMKIDREIIAEEFAESSFPYQLLTELEDNNQALHLAYKMLKEVQE from the coding sequence ATGACTTTAAGAATTATGCATACAGGAGATGTACATTTGGGAATGAAGTTTAATCAATATCCACAGATTAGTACAAAACTTGAAAATGCAAGATATCAAGCTTTAGAAAATGTAATTAAAGAGGCTAACAAAAGGAATGCAAATTTATTAGCTGTAGCAGGAGATCTTTTTGATAAAGTAAATATTAAGCAGGTTAATATAAAAAGAACAGTTGAAATTCTGGATAAGTTTTCAGGTGATGCGGTTGTCATTTTACCTGGAAATCATGATTATAGTGATGGAATCAGCAAACTTTGGGATCAATTTAAAAAGGAAATCAAAGGTAGAATGCTGATTTTAGAGGCTGAAAAAATTTATAACCTTGCTGATTTTGCTGTACCTGCTGTTGTTTATTCTGCCCCATGTGACAGTAAACTTTCTGCTCAAAATAAAATTGGATGGATTAAAAATTTAAAAGATAGACCAGAAGCTAAATACCATATAGCTCTTGCTCATGGAGCACTTCAGGGGTTTTCTCCAGATTTAAATGATAATTATTTTCAGATGAATAAAGATGAGTTATTAGATATTAAAATGGATCTCTGGCTTTTAGGTCATTCTCATCTGCCTTATCCTGAACAAAAGCAGGTAACTAATCAAAAAATATTTAATAACGGTACTCCTGAACCAGATGGTATGGACTGCAGTCATCCTGGTTATGCCTGGTATATAGAATTAAGTGAAAATAAAGCTGGCGCTAAAGAAATAAAGGCAGAGAGAGTTAAAACAGGAAACTATCATTTTTCAGATTTAGAAAAAGAAATTTTAAGTGAATCTGATTTAGAAAAATTAGTTAATAAGATCCTTGAAAATAAGCCTGAAAATAAAATTTTGCGCTTAAAAATAACAGGAGAATTAACTAGAACAGAGTTTAATAATAAGGATGACTACCTAAGAGAATTAAGGGATAACTGTTTTTATGCTAAAATAGATCAAAGTAATTTAAATATGAAAATAGATAGAGAAATAATAGCAGAAGAATTTGCTGAAAGTTCTTTTCCTTATCAACTTTTAACTGAGTTAGAAGATAATAATCAGGCTCTGCATTTAGCCTATAAAATGCTGAAGGAGGTCCAGGAGTGA
- a CDS encoding aspartate/glutamate racemase family protein has translation MKTIGLIGGMSWESTADYYKILNREVKARLGEPHSAKIIMHSVDFAEIEKLQSAGDWDKLTKKMINIAQKIESAKADIILICANTMHQMAAEVQANIKIPLLHIADTAAEKIEAESLKKVGLLGTKYVMEGSFYKNKIEDNYDIEVIIPDSKNREDVHRIIYQELVSGIFKNESRLRFIEIIESLKEKGAEGIILGCTEIPLLIKAKDSSLPIFNTTELHAKKAVQFALD, from the coding sequence ATGAAAACAATCGGTTTAATTGGTGGCATGAGTTGGGAATCTACAGCTGATTATTATAAAATATTAAATAGGGAAGTTAAAGCAAGATTGGGAGAACCACATTCTGCAAAAATAATTATGCATTCAGTTGATTTTGCAGAAATTGAAAAATTACAGTCAGCAGGTGACTGGGATAAATTAACTAAAAAAATGATAAATATTGCTCAAAAAATAGAATCAGCAAAAGCAGATATAATTTTGATCTGTGCAAATACAATGCATCAGATGGCAGCTGAAGTTCAGGCAAATATTAAGATTCCTCTGCTGCATATTGCAGATACTGCTGCCGAAAAAATAGAAGCTGAATCTTTGAAAAAAGTTGGACTGCTGGGGACTAAATATGTGATGGAAGGTTCTTTTTATAAAAATAAAATTGAAGATAATTATGATATTGAGGTAATCATTCCTGATTCAAAAAACAGAGAGGATGTTCATCGAATTATATATCAGGAACTTGTTTCTGGAATTTTTAAAAATGAATCTAGACTCAGATTTATAGAGATAATTGAATCTTTAAAAGAAAAAGGGGCTGAGGGAATTATTTTAGGTTGTACAGAAATTCCTTTATTAATTAAAGCTAAAGACAGCAGCTTACCTATCTTCAATACAACTGAATTACATGCTAAAAAAGCAGTTCAATTTGCCTTAGATTAA
- a CDS encoding AAA family ATPase, producing MKIKSFETEIFAGINNRSYQFEDGLNILLGANEAGKSTIINAIYASLFIKPQIKLNTTEGREFKEKFLPYPDGDFAEAELKIEVDNLDYKFYKKWSNNNYAGYLELADGRRIENPKKILEYKKDILPYAKSTYNNIVFSSQQDIKSTLERINSEQNPELIDTINSFLRKAVMELDGISIDKFRSKLEAEIEQLSKKWDLDSDSVTNSDRGVNNPYKVGTGKIYDSYIAKEKLRQKLKESKVNEKKFEELGAEIKKLKTEEKALIEKIEELSKIESEINQRAALELQIKNIKEESRRLTEISKKWPQLKNDLSNLEREMEKLNKKITNLESEKVRAEKLEEKKKLEKRLNKIKLLNSELNELNKKISKIIIDKAKVEKLEKYKNKITESKASLKASKLKAKINFSAAEEINIISGVESEKSVSEGEIIEAEGYIRIKTDQIDIEIESAEIDFPNLKQEFEENQQEFIDLKNKLGVNSLTEAREKLTELNDLKRKVKEKGNKIEEILGADKIEDLEAKLIKLKNLDTARKLETITYELKKLNDEAAELKTKIKIMESKLDEWIEEYQSLDQLNLSLTQKKKKLVTLKNKLDELASLPEVYDSSQAFIADLKQKRAKRESINQVLREKIEQHKDLENILPEASSKEMESELRELKNEFKNLKQKAHSLNKIKKVFEKKLKEMDQDSFAPLVKSFSKNLQQLTVGKYKRAIIEDDFSVKLQSEQKRELPGNLDLLSYGTYDAAALALRFAIFDNLFSDYGGFIILDDCLVNLDPQRRKNAVDLINQYQQKYQIIYTTCDPERADEFEANIINI from the coding sequence GTGAAAATAAAGAGTTTTGAAACTGAAATTTTTGCTGGAATCAATAATAGAAGTTATCAATTTGAAGATGGTTTAAATATTTTATTAGGAGCCAACGAAGCTGGCAAAAGTACTATAATCAATGCAATTTATGCCTCATTATTTATTAAGCCACAGATTAAATTAAATACAACAGAAGGTCGGGAATTTAAAGAAAAATTTTTACCCTATCCCGATGGAGATTTTGCAGAAGCAGAATTAAAAATTGAAGTTGATAATTTAGATTATAAATTTTATAAAAAATGGAGCAACAATAATTATGCAGGGTATCTAGAATTAGCTGATGGCAGAAGAATAGAAAACCCAAAAAAAATATTAGAATATAAAAAAGATATTTTACCTTATGCTAAAAGCACATATAATAATATTGTTTTCAGCAGTCAACAGGATATAAAATCTACTTTAGAAAGAATAAATTCTGAGCAAAACCCTGAATTGATTGACACCATTAATTCTTTTTTAAGAAAAGCAGTTATGGAGTTAGATGGTATTTCTATTGATAAATTTCGCAGCAAATTAGAAGCTGAAATTGAGCAGCTAAGTAAAAAGTGGGATTTGGATTCAGATTCTGTTACTAACAGTGATCGCGGAGTTAATAATCCTTATAAAGTTGGAACCGGTAAAATTTATGATAGCTATATTGCTAAAGAAAAACTAAGACAAAAACTTAAAGAAAGCAAAGTAAATGAAAAAAAGTTTGAAGAATTGGGAGCTGAAATTAAGAAATTAAAAACAGAAGAAAAAGCGTTAATTGAAAAAATTGAAGAACTTTCTAAAATAGAATCTGAAATTAATCAGCGGGCAGCTCTTGAACTGCAAATAAAAAATATCAAAGAAGAAAGCAGGCGCTTAACTGAAATTTCTAAAAAATGGCCTCAACTAAAAAATGACCTTTCAAATTTAGAAAGGGAAATGGAAAAATTAAATAAAAAGATCACTAATTTAGAATCAGAAAAAGTTAGAGCAGAAAAATTAGAAGAAAAAAAGAAACTAGAAAAAAGACTAAATAAAATTAAATTATTAAATAGTGAATTAAACGAATTAAATAAAAAGATTTCTAAAATAATTATAGATAAAGCTAAAGTTGAAAAATTGGAAAAATATAAAAATAAGATAACAGAAAGTAAAGCAAGTCTTAAGGCTTCAAAATTAAAAGCAAAAATTAATTTTTCTGCGGCAGAAGAAATAAATATTATAAGTGGAGTTGAATCCGAGAAAAGTGTTTCTGAAGGAGAAATAATTGAAGCAGAAGGATATATCAGAATTAAAACAGATCAAATTGATATTGAAATTGAATCTGCTGAAATAGATTTTCCAAATTTGAAGCAAGAATTTGAAGAAAATCAACAGGAATTTATAGATTTGAAGAATAAATTAGGGGTTAATAGTTTAACTGAGGCTAGAGAAAAGTTAACTGAATTAAATGATCTTAAGCGAAAGGTTAAAGAAAAAGGAAATAAAATTGAGGAAATTTTAGGAGCAGATAAGATTGAAGATTTAGAAGCTAAATTAATTAAATTAAAAAATCTGGACACTGCAAGAAAATTAGAAACTATTACTTATGAATTAAAAAAATTAAATGATGAAGCTGCAGAATTAAAAACAAAAATTAAAATTATGGAAAGCAAACTAGATGAATGGATAGAAGAATATCAAAGTTTAGATCAGCTTAACTTATCATTAACGCAGAAAAAGAAAAAACTAGTAACTCTAAAAAACAAATTAGACGAATTAGCATCTCTACCTGAAGTTTATGATAGTTCTCAAGCTTTTATAGCTGATTTAAAACAAAAAAGAGCAAAAAGAGAAAGTATAAATCAAGTGTTGAGAGAAAAAATAGAGCAGCATAAAGATTTAGAAAACATTTTGCCGGAAGCCAGCAGTAAAGAAATGGAAAGTGAGTTAAGAGAATTAAAAAATGAATTTAAAAACTTAAAGCAAAAAGCACATAGTTTAAATAAGATAAAAAAAGTTTTTGAAAAGAAACTTAAAGAGATGGATCAAGACTCTTTTGCGCCTTTAGTCAAAAGTTTTAGTAAAAATTTGCAGCAGTTAACAGTTGGTAAATATAAAAGAGCAATAATTGAAGATGATTTTTCTGTCAAGCTGCAGTCTGAGCAGAAGAGAGAACTGCCTGGTAATTTAGATTTGTTATCTTATGGAACTTATGATGCGGCAGCATTGGCATTAAGATTTGCTATTTTTGATAATTTATTCAGTGATTATGGAGGTTTTATAATTTTAGATGATTGTCTGGTCAATCTAGATCCTCAGCGCCGAAAAAATGCAGTTGATTTAATCAATCAATATCAGCAAAAATATCAAATAATATACACTACCTGTGATCCCGAGAGAGCAGATGAATTTGAGGCAAATATAATAAATATATAA
- a CDS encoding HD domain-containing protein — protein MFSNRLIAKAMEYSALKHQGGTRKGGDIPYIVHPFEVAMILKENSFDDKVVAAGLLHDLLEDTNVSKADLKEEFGAEILDLVLSASEKLKGREDRSWEIRKEQTINYLKQEASFINKVIACADKLSNARSILRDLEKEPTDFWQRFSAPKEKQKWYYQSLVESLKELEGLKMYGEFKKVVAEIFD, from the coding sequence ATGTTTTCTAATAGATTAATAGCTAAAGCAATGGAATATTCTGCTCTAAAACATCAAGGAGGAACCCGTAAAGGTGGTGATATACCTTATATTGTTCATCCATTTGAAGTGGCTATGATTTTAAAAGAAAATTCATTTGATGATAAAGTGGTAGCAGCTGGTCTACTGCATGATCTTTTAGAAGATACTAATGTTTCTAAAGCAGATTTAAAAGAAGAATTTGGAGCAGAAATACTTGATCTTGTTTTATCTGCTTCAGAAAAACTTAAGGGTAGAGAAGATAGAAGCTGGGAAATACGAAAAGAACAAACAATTAATTATCTCAAACAGGAAGCAAGTTTTATCAACAAAGTAATTGCTTGTGCAGATAAGCTTAGTAATGCGCGCAGTATTTTAAGAGATTTAGAGAAAGAACCAACTGATTTCTGGCAAAGATTTAGTGCTCCTAAAGAAAAGCAGAAGTGGTATTATCAGTCTTTAGTAGAGAGCTTAAAAGAACTTGAAGGCTTAAAAATGTATGGAGAATTTAAAAAAGTAGTAGCAGAGATTTTTGATTAA